A genome region from Deinococcus sp. KNUC1210 includes the following:
- a CDS encoding phage antirepressor KilAC domain-containing protein, whose protein sequence is MEAQVAVLAPKALVYDALISAYGTYSVGDAAKVKVLGTGEVRLFRTLRDRSILMDGARSGVEHHNVPYQRFIEAGYFTVITRPGLEARRNGSATPPA, encoded by the coding sequence GTGGAAGCGCAGGTGGCGGTGCTCGCTCCGAAGGCGCTGGTGTATGACGCGCTGATCAGCGCCTACGGTACCTACAGCGTGGGTGATGCGGCGAAGGTGAAGGTGCTGGGCACGGGTGAAGTGCGGCTGTTCCGCACGCTGCGTGACCGCAGCATCCTGATGGACGGCGCCCGCAGCGGCGTCGAGCATCACAACGTGCCGTACCAGCGCTTCATCGAAGCCGGCTACTTTACGGTCATCACGAGACCTGGCCTGGAAGCGAGAAGGAACGGGTCAGCTACACCACCCGCGTGA
- a CDS encoding phage terminase large subunit, whose product MLDGPAGTGKSRVCLEKLNALAEKYAGCRLAIVRKFRAALTETALVTFEQHVKPRCNLTNQQRNVRQSYRYPNASEIIVAGIDNPVKLMSAEFDAIYVQEATELTVNDWEFLSTRLRNGVIPYQQLFGDCNPGPPSHWLNKRMEAGLTLRVLSRHEDNPRLFDSKGMLTPFGESYIARLDKLTGPRKLRLRYGKWAAAEGMVYASFDAARHVIASFPIPSTWRRFIAIDFGYTNPFVCQWWAIDPDGRMYLYRELYRTQRTVQMHAQQIRALTGSEVIEAYVTDHDTEDRATLEAALGIRTRPADKAVSVGIQSVEERLKLQGDGKPRLFIFADALVERDPLLVDEETGLSSLPTCTLEEIDGYVWAKGAGGETLKENPVKQNDHGMDDLRYATRYADGFGKRPERRQDSSTVSNY is encoded by the coding sequence ATGCTTGACGGCCCAGCGGGCACCGGCAAAAGCCGGGTGTGTCTGGAGAAGCTGAACGCCCTCGCCGAGAAGTACGCGGGCTGCCGTCTGGCGATTGTTCGGAAGTTCCGCGCCGCCCTGACCGAGACGGCGCTGGTGACCTTCGAGCAGCACGTCAAGCCCCGCTGCAATCTCACCAACCAGCAGCGGAACGTGCGCCAGAGCTACCGCTACCCGAATGCTTCCGAGATCATTGTGGCGGGCATCGACAACCCGGTGAAGCTGATGTCGGCAGAGTTCGACGCCATCTACGTGCAGGAGGCTACCGAGCTGACCGTGAACGACTGGGAGTTTCTCAGTACACGCCTGCGGAACGGCGTGATTCCCTATCAGCAGCTGTTCGGAGACTGCAACCCTGGGCCGCCTTCGCACTGGCTGAACAAGCGGATGGAAGCAGGCCTGACGCTGCGGGTGCTGTCGCGGCACGAGGACAATCCGCGGCTGTTCGACAGCAAAGGCATGCTGACTCCGTTCGGTGAGTCTTACATCGCCCGCCTCGACAAGCTCACCGGGCCACGCAAGCTGCGGCTGCGGTACGGCAAGTGGGCCGCCGCCGAGGGCATGGTGTACGCCAGCTTCGATGCGGCCCGGCACGTCATCGCCAGCTTTCCAATTCCGTCCACGTGGCGGCGGTTCATCGCCATCGACTTCGGGTACACCAATCCCTTCGTGTGCCAGTGGTGGGCCATCGACCCAGACGGGCGGATGTACCTGTACCGGGAGCTGTACCGTACCCAGCGCACCGTTCAGATGCATGCCCAGCAGATCCGGGCGTTGACCGGCTCCGAGGTGATCGAGGCGTATGTCACCGATCACGACACAGAAGACCGGGCCACCCTCGAAGCGGCGCTGGGCATCCGGACCCGTCCGGCAGACAAGGCGGTGAGTGTGGGCATCCAGTCAGTGGAAGAGCGGCTGAAGCTCCAGGGAGACGGGAAGCCGCGCTTGTTCATCTTCGCCGATGCCCTGGTCGAGCGGGATCCGCTGCTGGTAGATGAAGAGACCGGCTTGTCGTCGCTGCCGACCTGCACGCTGGAAGAGATCGACGGGTACGTCTGGGCGAAGGGTGCAGGCGGCGAGACGTTGAAGGAAAACCCGGTGAAGCAGAACGATCACGGGATGGACGATCTTCGCTACGCCACTCGGTACGCCGATGGCTTCGGCAAGCGGCCTGAGCGCCGTCAGGACAGCAGCACCGTCAGCAACTACTAG
- a CDS encoding terminase small subunit: MPDESTAIEGAALPKLSPRHQTFVDSYLSNGLNAAAADRDAKYTDYREGYRLLQREDVSTYVRMRLDEAGFTVVEIAQRLRYFAEGDMRDFLRVAPSERSYWVRADQHEEIREVAKRRGVLPNGLDNYDLAGIVGSENVAQTEDGVLMVCIRQVASEVVTDWRAAEQAQALGRIKKLKIGKDGTVEFELHDPTKALELLGRAQRMFVDRQEVSGSVDLGVKYIAGLSEEDL; the protein is encoded by the coding sequence ATGCCCGACGAATCCACAGCAATTGAGGGCGCGGCTCTCCCGAAGCTCAGCCCCCGGCATCAGACGTTCGTCGACTCCTATCTGTCGAACGGTCTGAACGCTGCCGCCGCAGATCGTGACGCGAAGTACACCGATTACCGTGAGGGATACCGCCTGCTGCAGCGCGAGGACGTCTCTACCTACGTGCGAATGCGACTCGACGAGGCCGGGTTCACGGTGGTTGAGATCGCGCAGCGTCTGCGCTACTTCGCTGAGGGCGATATGCGCGACTTCCTGCGCGTGGCACCCTCCGAGCGCAGCTACTGGGTACGGGCCGATCAGCATGAAGAGATTCGTGAGGTTGCCAAGCGGCGCGGCGTCTTGCCGAACGGTCTGGATAACTACGACCTGGCGGGCATCGTCGGCAGCGAGAACGTCGCGCAGACCGAAGATGGCGTGCTGATGGTCTGCATCCGGCAGGTGGCTTCCGAGGTCGTGACCGACTGGCGAGCGGCAGAACAGGCGCAGGCCCTGGGCCGCATCAAGAAGCTCAAGATCGGCAAGGACGGCACCGTCGAATTCGAGCTACATGATCCGACCAAAGCGCTGGAACTGCTGGGCCGGGCACAGCGGATGTTCGTGGATCGCCAGGAGGTCAGCGGCAGCGTTGACCTGGGCGTGAAGTACATCGCGGGCCTGTCGGAGGAAGACCTGTGA
- a CDS encoding Bro-N domain-containing protein, giving the protein MQLQTFNFEASPVRMVLVDGEPWFVAADVAEILSLGNVRSSLALLDEDERGVHTVDTFGGPQLLSILNESGLFNLVLRSRRDEAKPFRKWVTGEVLPTIRKTGSYGLSTPALPQSLPEALRLAADLA; this is encoded by the coding sequence ATGCAACTTCAGACCTTCAACTTCGAGGCGTCACCTGTCCGCATGGTGCTGGTGGACGGGGAGCCCTGGTTCGTCGCGGCAGATGTCGCAGAGATCCTCAGTCTTGGGAACGTGCGGAGTAGTCTGGCGCTGCTGGATGAGGATGAAAGGGGCGTCCATACTGTGGACACCTTTGGCGGCCCGCAGCTACTGAGCATCCTGAATGAATCGGGCCTGTTCAATCTGGTGCTCCGCTCGCGCCGCGATGAAGCCAAACCCTTCCGCAAGTGGGTCACGGGTGAGGTGCTGCCCACCATCCGCAAGACCGGCAGCTACGGCTTGAGCACACCCGCCCTGCCGCAGTCCCTGCCGGAAGCGTTGCGCCTGGCCGCTGATCTGGCATAA